A genomic segment from Candidatus Omnitrophota bacterium encodes:
- a CDS encoding DEAD/DEAH box helicase — MIYDRFQQEAIDHINNGHSVIVSAPTGAGKTAIAEHVILSSLENKVGVIYTAPIKALSNQKFRDFQNQFKENIGILTGDVSINPEAPVLIMTTEIFRNKILDDLGSLDKYSWIIFDEIHYIDNPERGTVWEESLIFLPKHMNLLGLSATIPNLKQLASWIESIHNKPVQIVTEEKRPVPLHFFFQCQNEIIDNADRLKRLKFGGRFNKLTTLINYLRQKEGLPAIYFVFGRRRAEDLASELLNYNFLDGREKTQIMDLFDSLCERFDLKHERSAHEMLPLIQKGIAFHHAGMLPTLKEVIERLFTSRLIKVIFTTETFALGINMPSRSVCFDDLRKFYGHFVRNLKTRDFYQMAGRAGRRGIDKEGFVYTRVNLNKINSDDVKRIIFGKPEEIRSQLNTSYATILNLYEKYKEDLFKVYPLSLHYYQSRKNDQREALRLLEAKLKLLKEMNYISNSTLTQKGQFAKTVHGYELILSELYDENILEQLDEFGLGVVAAACVFEPRKNQRMPLGISKASRNIKRVCEDVFDKIKHKEERYKIYPFSKIPYFHLSPVMEAWLRGTTFDKILRLTDTDEGEVVRYFRMSIQILREVSDAPVASRILKEKIRETIRVIKRDVVDAEKQLREG, encoded by the coding sequence ATGATCTACGACCGTTTTCAACAAGAAGCAATAGACCATATAAATAATGGGCATTCTGTAATTGTAAGCGCCCCCACCGGAGCAGGAAAAACCGCGATTGCCGAACATGTAATCCTTTCTTCTCTGGAGAATAAAGTCGGAGTAATTTATACTGCTCCAATCAAAGCGCTCTCCAATCAAAAATTCCGTGATTTTCAGAATCAATTTAAAGAAAATATCGGCATCCTAACCGGAGACGTATCAATTAACCCTGAAGCGCCGGTTTTAATAATGACTACGGAGATATTCCGTAACAAAATTCTTGATGATTTGGGTAGTTTAGATAAATATTCGTGGATAATATTTGATGAGATCCATTACATTGATAATCCTGAACGTGGCACTGTCTGGGAGGAATCCCTGATCTTCCTTCCTAAACACATGAACCTGCTCGGGCTTTCCGCAACCATCCCAAATTTAAAACAGCTTGCCAGTTGGATTGAATCAATCCACAATAAACCCGTGCAGATTGTAACTGAAGAAAAGCGCCCTGTGCCTTTACACTTCTTCTTTCAATGCCAGAATGAAATTATTGATAATGCCGACCGGCTTAAAAGATTAAAATTTGGCGGGAGATTCAACAAACTAACAACCCTGATTAATTACCTGCGCCAGAAAGAAGGCCTTCCGGCAATATATTTTGTCTTTGGGAGAAGAAGGGCTGAAGATCTCGCCTCTGAATTACTTAACTACAACTTTCTTGATGGAAGAGAAAAAACGCAAATAATGGATTTATTTGATTCGCTTTGCGAAAGATTTGATTTAAAACATGAGCGCTCTGCACATGAAATGCTCCCGCTTATTCAAAAAGGAATCGCTTTTCACCATGCAGGCATGCTTCCAACGCTTAAAGAAGTCATTGAAAGGCTTTTTACCAGCCGCCTTATAAAAGTAATTTTTACTACAGAAACTTTTGCGCTTGGCATAAATATGCCCAGCCGCTCGGTTTGTTTTGACGATCTAAGAAAATTCTACGGGCATTTTGTTAGAAACCTAAAAACACGCGACTTCTATCAGATGGCTGGACGCGCTGGAAGGCGCGGGATTGATAAAGAAGGCTTTGTTTATACGCGGGTAAATCTAAATAAAATTAACAGTGACGACGTAAAGCGTATTATTTTTGGAAAACCAGAGGAGATCAGAAGCCAGCTAAATACCTCATATGCAACAATCCTTAATCTCTACGAAAAATATAAAGAAGATCTTTTTAAGGTTTACCCGTTATCTCTCCATTATTACCAATCGCGAAAAAACGACCAGCGGGAAGCTCTGCGCCTTTTGGAAGCAAAATTAAAACTTTTAAAAGAAATGAACTACATTTCCAACTCAACTTTAACCCAAAAAGGCCAATTTGCCAAGACAGTGCACGGATACGAATTAATCCTTTCTGAACTTTATGATGAAAATATATTAGAGCAATTAGATGAATTTGGATTAGGCGTTGTTGCTGCTGCCTGTGTATTTGAGCCGAGAAAAAACCAACGCATGCCGCTGGGGATTTCAAAAGCAAGCCGCAACATAAAAAGAGTTTGTGAAGATGTATTTGATAAAATTAAGCATAAAGAAGAACGGTATAAAATTTACCCTTTTAGCAAAATCCCCTATTTTCATTTAAGCCCGGTAATGGAAGCCTGGCTAAGAGGGACAACTTTTGATAAAATCTTAAGGCTCACCGATACAGACGAAGGCGAAGTAGTGCGCTATTTCCGTATGAGTATCCAAATATTAAGGGAAGTTAGCGACGCACCGGTTGCCTCCCGCATTTTAAAAGAAAAAATCAGAGAAACTATCCGGGTAATTAAACGCGATGTGGTTGACGCGGAAAAACAGTTACGGGAAGGTTAA
- a CDS encoding DUF3786 domain-containing protein: MGYEVALNKAWDELSQLTKDKQTAVKFLADEYSVDFLNKKVLSLSCNVPAKDFSAILILHYLEQKIKGLPRVTGEWLTFRELSGIEGYYPAFKKRSIDPIVRKYGSNPKGILSAIEKLPAKKAEEAEMGIVVNAFEDVPVLVKVWGGDDEFGPDANIYFDRSVIKIFPTEDIVVLAGIVASSI; this comes from the coding sequence ATGGGTTATGAAGTGGCTTTAAATAAAGCTTGGGATGAGTTATCCCAATTGACGAAGGATAAGCAAACTGCGGTAAAATTCTTAGCTGATGAATATTCCGTTGATTTTTTAAATAAAAAAGTCTTGTCTTTATCCTGCAACGTCCCCGCAAAAGACTTTTCCGCAATTTTAATCCTGCATTATTTGGAGCAAAAAATTAAGGGCTTGCCGAGAGTAACAGGCGAATGGCTGACTTTTAGAGAGCTCTCAGGCATAGAAGGATATTATCCCGCTTTTAAAAAACGCTCCATTGACCCGATAGTGAGAAAATATGGCTCAAACCCCAAAGGTATTTTATCGGCGATTGAAAAACTTCCGGCTAAAAAAGCTGAAGAAGCGGAGATGGGTATCGTCGTAAATGCCTTTGAAGATGTCCCTGTTTTAGTTAAAGTTTGGGGAGGGGATGATGAATTTGGGCCTGATGCGAATATCTATTTTGATAGAAGTGTGATTAAAATATTCCCTACTGAAGATATTGTGGTATTAGCTGGCATTGTGGCAAGCTCAATTTAA
- a CDS encoding thermonuclease family protein → MRNYLKIVIFLVVCLFSFGFSSCDKDKEGLVYDSEKGKFTMQLGEDYNYSDILVTRVVDGDTLVLANGERVRLIGIDTPEIHESKKLYKDAQRSEQDASTIKKLGMRSFEFTKNLVEGKRVSLEFDVERHDRYKRLLAYVYLKDSNVFVNAEIVKEGYASLMTYPPNVKYADLFVKLYQEARENRRGLWGGR, encoded by the coding sequence ATGAGAAATTATTTAAAGATCGTGATTTTCTTAGTGGTTTGTTTATTTAGTTTTGGTTTTAGTTCTTGCGATAAAGATAAAGAAGGCTTGGTTTATGATTCCGAAAAAGGTAAATTTACCATGCAGCTGGGGGAAGATTATAACTACTCTGATATTCTTGTGACAAGAGTTGTAGATGGAGATACTTTGGTGCTTGCAAACGGAGAGCGGGTGCGGTTAATCGGCATTGATACTCCTGAAATACATGAATCAAAGAAATTATATAAAGATGCCCAGCGTTCAGAACAAGATGCTTCAACAATAAAGAAATTAGGGATGCGCTCATTTGAATTTACAAAAAATCTAGTTGAAGGCAAGCGCGTAAGCCTTGAATTTGATGTTGAAAGGCATGACCGGTATAAGCGCTTGTTAGCATATGTATATTTAAAGGATAGTAATGTTTTTGTTAACGCGGAGATTGTCAAAGAAGGCTATGCTTCTTTAATGACTTATCCTCCGAATGTGAAATACGCGGATTTGTTTGTGAAATTATACCAGGAAGCGCGGGAAAACCGAAGAGGGCTTTGGGGAGGGCGTTAG
- a CDS encoding ShlB/FhaC/HecB family hemolysin secretion/activation protein: MGFRRISTKMIGELLLERHAITPQQLDKALQFQKENGGYLSQSLISLGFTKEEDIANCLAVQYDFAYIELDNYSIPDEVLKSIPLQFINIYSLLPVYKKMNCLTVVMADPLNDGVIDMLKQITKCEIIAAISTYSQIRRSINKYFGEELNKIVSKVDGIDLLKENIADSYVQVKGYEGRGRRKFKRLDVDLDMAYFLGKNMFSAKIKNIGLGGLAFVGDLYLPIDQTLYTTIACKLALKKLIINTVVQIVRLEKIREVEMVDSCEITRWKYKFAGFFSFIADDEKQKLATFLKENIKNNNQKLIRLFLIFFLFLFSVSPALFAQTPPPGQDVGAQGERFKSDIQLQKERVERKETKAPKIEIEEPKVEKPTVSEAVSFELKDVVITGATIFKPEDFRPIYQQFINKKVNFKDIEFIIEKIKAKYKKEGYLTTTVYLPEQDIKEGRIEIRVAEGRMGHLTIEGNKWFSSELIEKYFHVKKNEILNINKLQRDALRLNRNSDLEVKTIISPGKEALASDITLKIKDKFPWHFGISSDNQGTRLTGKYRGLFSLRSTNVSGAGDSLYWSNLFNSRTFGESFSYNHPIGTYGTKFGIDFTYFDMKLWKEYKSFDITGNSQIYTPHINWELALKDNFESYLNLGMDFKSIKKHTLGVITASDQLRTPFFGFNFSKTDAFGGGGQTSFNPKFNFSTSSFLGASHRNHPTSSRAGTGGFFFKYEQSISRIQKLPFGSYCLLRSQFQIPSHTLPSVEQFQLGGANSVRGYPEGDYLADIGGNLNFDWVFPNYLIPKDWKLKYSDLPLQRQIEPVVFIDMGGGQLKKVIPGEKYKRFLVGVGGGLRIHLLNTLFARLEWARRIGDRPTSSSGPSTFHLTFQSEF; encoded by the coding sequence GTGGGGTTTCGAAGAATATCAACAAAGATGATTGGAGAATTGTTGCTTGAACGGCACGCTATCACGCCTCAACAGCTTGATAAAGCACTTCAATTCCAGAAAGAGAATGGCGGGTATTTGAGCCAGAGCCTTATTTCATTGGGTTTTACTAAAGAGGAAGATATTGCGAATTGTTTGGCAGTCCAATATGATTTTGCGTATATAGAATTAGACAATTATAGCATACCAGATGAAGTCTTAAAAAGTATCCCTCTTCAATTTATAAATATTTATTCTCTCTTGCCGGTTTATAAGAAGATGAATTGCCTAACTGTGGTAATGGCAGACCCTTTGAACGATGGTGTAATTGATATGCTTAAACAGATTACAAAATGTGAAATTATTGCCGCTATTTCTACTTATAGCCAGATAAGGCGCTCAATCAATAAATATTTTGGTGAGGAGCTAAATAAGATTGTTTCTAAGGTGGATGGAATTGATCTATTAAAAGAGAATATCGCTGATTCTTATGTACAGGTAAAAGGTTATGAGGGAAGAGGACGCAGGAAGTTTAAGAGGTTAGATGTTGATTTGGATATGGCATATTTCCTAGGAAAAAATATGTTTTCCGCTAAAATAAAGAATATTGGTTTAGGGGGATTGGCTTTTGTAGGAGATTTGTATCTTCCGATTGACCAAACTCTTTATACTACAATAGCTTGCAAGCTTGCTTTAAAAAAGCTAATTATCAATACAGTAGTGCAGATAGTAAGGCTAGAGAAGATCCGCGAGGTTGAAATGGTTGATTCATGTGAGATTACCCGCTGGAAGTATAAATTCGCAGGGTTTTTTAGTTTTATAGCTGATGATGAAAAACAAAAACTCGCTACTTTCTTAAAAGAGAATATAAAAAACAATAATCAGAAATTGATTAGGCTTTTTTTGATTTTTTTCTTATTCCTTTTTTCTGTATCTCCGGCATTATTTGCACAAACTCCTCCTCCCGGCCAGGATGTTGGAGCACAAGGTGAACGTTTTAAATCAGATATCCAGCTGCAAAAAGAAAGAGTTGAGAGAAAAGAAACCAAGGCTCCAAAAATAGAAATTGAAGAACCAAAAGTAGAGAAGCCGACTGTAAGCGAAGCTGTTTCTTTTGAATTAAAAGATGTGGTAATTACCGGAGCTACAATATTTAAGCCGGAAGATTTCCGCCCCATTTATCAGCAATTCATAAATAAAAAAGTTAATTTTAAAGATATAGAATTTATCATTGAAAAAATAAAAGCAAAGTATAAGAAAGAAGGTTATCTTACTACTACAGTTTATCTTCCTGAGCAGGATATAAAAGAAGGCAGGATTGAAATAAGGGTTGCAGAAGGAAGAATGGGGCACTTAACCATTGAAGGGAACAAATGGTTTTCTTCTGAATTAATAGAAAAATATTTTCACGTAAAAAAAAATGAAATTCTAAATATTAATAAGCTTCAAAGGGACGCCTTAAGGTTAAACCGAAATTCGGATCTGGAAGTTAAGACAATAATTTCACCCGGGAAAGAGGCTCTCGCCTCAGATATAACTCTTAAAATAAAAGATAAATTCCCCTGGCATTTTGGAATTAGTTCTGATAACCAGGGAACGCGTTTAACGGGAAAATATAGAGGGTTATTTTCCTTGCGCAGTACAAATGTTTCAGGGGCAGGGGATTCCTTATATTGGAGCAATCTTTTTAATTCGCGGACATTTGGCGAGTCGTTTAGTTATAATCATCCAATTGGCACTTATGGCACAAAATTCGGTATTGATTTTACATACTTTGATATGAAGTTATGGAAAGAATATAAATCTTTTGACATAACAGGCAACTCTCAGATTTATACTCCCCATATTAACTGGGAACTTGCTTTAAAAGATAATTTCGAATCTTATCTTAACTTAGGTATGGATTTTAAGAGTATTAAAAAGCACACGCTGGGAGTAATTACTGCCAGCGACCAATTACGTACACCTTTTTTTGGTTTTAATTTCTCTAAGACAGATGCTTTTGGAGGAGGAGGGCAAACTAGTTTTAATCCGAAATTTAATTTTAGCACAAGTAGTTTCTTGGGAGCATCCCATAGAAATCATCCTACTTCAAGCCGTGCCGGGACAGGCGGGTTCTTTTTTAAATATGAGCAAAGCATAAGCCGTATTCAAAAGCTGCCATTCGGAAGTTATTGCTTGTTACGTTCACAGTTTCAGATCCCCAGCCATACATTGCCATCTGTAGAGCAATTTCAGTTAGGTGGCGCTAATTCTGTGCGCGGTTATCCGGAAGGTGATTATCTGGCGGATATCGGAGGCAATTTAAATTTTGATTGGGTTTTTCCAAATTATTTAATTCCTAAAGATTGGAAATTGAAGTATTCCGATCTGCCCTTACAGCGCCAGATTGAACCTGTGGTTTTTATTGACATGGGAGGCGGCCAGCTAAAAAAAGTTATCCCGGGAGAAAAATATAAGAGGTTCTTAGTTGGCGTGGGGGGAGGTTTAAGGATTCATCTTTTAAACACTTTATTTGCTAGGCTTGAATGGGCTAGGCGCATTGGTGACCGGCCAACTTCCAGCTCCGGGCCATCTACATTCCACTTAACCTTCCAGTCAGAGTTCTAG